ATTTCCAGCCTGATGTTGTGGTTGTGGAAGAAGCACCAGCAATGAGAGGTTTTTATTCACTTTTCTTACAAGGTTACGGCCGTCCTGTAGGTTCTGAATATGGCAAACTCACAGGAACTCCCATAATTTCTATCTTCCATACTGATATCGTTGCCTATATCCGATATTACTTAGGAGATACCTTTTTTGGTTGGCTGCGTCCGATTCTTCCTATTTTCATCAAGCAATTCAGCGAGGCTTACGACGCTAATTTCTTTTCTTCTAGAGAACAGCTTGCTAAATACACCAGCCTGAAATCTCAACGTAGTGAATATCTGCCATATCAAGGTATTGATTGCGAAAAATTTCACCCGAAAAATATTTGTTATGACCCTATTCCCAATGACCATAGACCAACTATTCTATTTGTTGGACGTGTGACTGCGGAAAAGAATGTTGATCAATTATTAGATGTCTATCCGCTGATTGCTGCCAAAATTCCTGATGTGCATTTAGTGATTATAGGTAGTGGGCCATTGGATGAAGAAATTCGTCGGTCTGCCCAAAAATTTGGTTCTGGTGTGACTATTTGGGGTGAATCTCACGGTACAGAACTGTTAGGTTGGTTTGCACGAGCAGATGTATTTGTTAACCCTTCTGTCACAGAAAACTTCTGCACTACAAATAACGAAGCACTGGCTTCTGGCACCCCAGTAGTTGCAGTGATTGCGCCTTCAACTTCAGAGCAGGTTTTTCCT
Above is a window of Nostoc sp. UHCC 0702 DNA encoding:
- a CDS encoding glycosyltransferase; protein product: MKKQPLRIAIMTGVYAPFLSGVGVAVHQRVRWLLQQGHEVFLIHPEINDKFPIEVRDRKVPGLAELKLYPNFSAYAYPTKPLIFYKSLPEPLHYRHWSDTELLSDFQPDVVVVEEAPAMRGFYSLFLQGYGRPVGSEYGKLTGTPIISIFHTDIVAYIRYYLGDTFFGWLRPILPIFIKQFSEAYDANFFSSREQLAKYTSLKSQRSEYLPYQGIDCEKFHPKNICYDPIPNDHRPTILFVGRVTAEKNVDQLLDVYPLIAAKIPDVHLVIIGSGPLDEEIRRSAQKFGSGVTIWGESHGTELLGWFARADVFVNPSVTENFCTTNNEALASGTPVVAVIAPSTSEQVFPGKNGFLAEPNNPTDFAQKVIAILENPDLKASLTQQARPSILEFDWSACMEKFENKLYQLVEAGRFSNS